The following are from one region of the Myotis daubentonii chromosome 2, mMyoDau2.1, whole genome shotgun sequence genome:
- the LOC132226528 gene encoding olfactory receptor 8S1: METGNITTVTEFVLLGLSNNPQIQVVLFVLFLVIYLLILTENLLMLLVIRADSHLHTPMYFFLSHLSFLDAFYSSIVVPKLLENLLSKWKTISLLGCFTQVFLVIFSGATEACLLSVMAYDRFQAVCHPLLYMVAMDRKVCTGLVGASWAIGMGSSLVNTLLLAQQNFCGPNIIHSFVCELPPVLLLACSDSHMSIASILTTVGVLGFGTLVLLLGSYTRIIMTALRINSAMGRSKIFSTCSSHVLVVTIFYGSGVFRYMTPASGSVLEQVLSMQYSVVTPLLNPLIYSLKNQEVKAALRRMLARQPRLTF, translated from the exons ATGGAAACTGGCAACATAACCACAGTCACCGAGTTTGTTCTCCTAGGACTATCCAACAATCCTCAGATCCAGGTAGTACTCTTTGTACTGTTCCTGGTGATTTACCTCCTGATCCTCACAGAGAACCTGCTCATGctgctggtgatcagggctgattcccacctccacacccccatgtacttcttcctgaGTCACCTCTCCTTCCTGGATGCTTTCTATTCCTCAATCGTTGTGCCTAAGCTGCTCGAGAACCTTCTTTCCAAGTGGAAGACCATATCCCTTCTTGGGTGTTTCACCCAGGTTTTCTTGGTCATATTTTCTGGAGCCACTGAAGCTTGCCTCCTCTCAGTCATGGCCTATGACCGGTTCCAGGCTGTGTGCCACCCCCTGTTGTACATGGTGGCTATGGACAGGAAGGTGTGCACTGGCCTGGTGGGAGCATCCTGGGCCATAGGAATGGGGAGTAGCCTCGTTAACACCCTTCTCCTGGCTCAACAGAACTTCTGTGGCCCCAACATCATCCACAGCTTTGTCTGCGAGCTTCCTCCAGTGCTCCTTTTGGCCTGTTCTGACTCCCACATGAGCATCGCCTCCATCCTGACAACCGTGGGGGTCCTGGGCTTTGGCACCCTTGTCCTACTGCTGGGTTCCTACACCCGTATCATCATGACTGCCCTGAGGATCAACTCCGCCATGGGTCGGAGCAAGATCTTCTCCACCTGCTCTTCTCATGTTCTTGTGGTCACCATCTTTTATGGTTCAGGAGTTTTCAG GTACATGACTCCAGCCTCTGGTTCAGTCCTGGAGCAAGTGCTCTCCATGCAGTACAGTGTGGTGACTCCTCTGCTAAACCCCCTCATCTACAGTCTGAAGAACCAGGAGGTGAAGGCAGCTCTGAGGAggatgctggccaggcagcccaggctgACCTTCTAA